From the genome of Nitrospira sp. SG-bin1:
AAACGACACCCATGCGACCGGACCAGCGGGGCGACGACTACCGTGCCATGGCCGACGTGATCCATCGGGGCTCGATGAATGCGGAATTCATTTCAAGGAGTCAGGAACCGCTGGAACCGAAGGAGCAATATCCGGCACAATCGGACGGCACGGTGACTCGGAATGTCTTGAGCGGTACGCAGGCGTCCAAAGACAGAAACATGGTCAGTCAAGAACGTTCACTGTTGTCCGTCGTTGAGGAACGTTTGACGCGTGATACCGATGTGCAATCGTTGCAAGAGCCGAAGGCCCATGAAGGGCGAGCCGTCCTTTACCCTGAGTGGGACTATCGAATTGAAGATTACCGGATGGATTGGTGCCGTGTGATGGAACAGCCGGCGGATTGGGGATCAGACGAGTTCGTCACGGCGACCTTGGCCGGCCAGCAGAGTACCGTCAAGTCGCTGCGCCGGTTTTTTGAAGGGTTGCGACCTCCGGCTTTCCGGCGCGTCGCGGGCCAAGTCGACGGAGAAGAAGTGGACCTTGATGCCCTCATCCGAAGAATAGGTGAGCAGCGGGCCGGGATGGAAGGCGGCGATCGTTTGTATGTCAGGCGCGAAAAAAAAGAGCGGAATGTCGCGGTAGCCTTCCTGGTCGATATCAGCGGCTCCACGAGCCGAGAACTCGGAGACCGTCGGCGGGTGATCGATATTGAGAAGGCGGGTTTGGTGCTGCTCTGTGAGGCTCTGGATGCCGTCGGCGATCAGTATGGACTCTACGCCTACTCCGGCCAAGGACGAGCGAACGTCGATTTTTTGACGATCAAGGACTTTGACGATCGCCTGGGTCCGTCAACCGCTCATCGGTTGGGCGGGCTCGTTCCGCGTCATCAGAACCGCGACGGGGCGGCGATCCGCCATGCGACCGCCAAGTTGCTGACGCGCGAAGCGAAGAACCGCATCCTCGTGTTGCTGAGCGACGGACGTCCCTTGGACGACCAGTACAAGGACGACTATTCCTTGGAAGATACGAAAATGGCTCTCCGTGAGGCAAGACAACGGGGGGTCGAGACGTTCTGTGTCACCATCGATCGGGAGGCCGAGCAATATCTACGCCGCATGTACGCCGATGCCCAGTATTGCGTCATCGACCGCATTGAAGCACTCCCGACGAAGTTGCCCGGAATCTACAAGCAATTGACGGCATAAGAATTCAAGACATGACACACTCGATCGGTAAGCCGACGATCCCCGCCTGGTTATACAAGCTCTTCACGGGGCACCAATATCCGTATGTCCGCCGATTAGCCAAGTTCGGACAAACGGTGAAACCGGGTGAAGACCGTCCGGAACCGACGAAGGAAATGATCGAAGCTAAATTCTGGGAAGTCTATCCACGTTGTCGGGTGAAGGTGTTGCAGGAAGTCAAAGAAGGGATGATCGTGGTCTTTCATGACCTGGGAGAGTATCCTCCCGGGGGTTTTCAGGAACTCGTCGACAATCCGGAGGAGTTTTTGGCAAAAACATTCGGCAAGAAGAAAATCAAAGTTAATTTCTATGACGAAGATAATTTCGTCTGTACGATCAACTTCAAGGTTGCGGGCTGGACGGAACACGAACATGCGTGACGGTTACGGCGTGCGGTGTAATAAGGAGATGTTACGCTTCACACCCTACGTTTCACGCTTCACGAGGTGGCAATGATGAAACGGCCGAAAGTCACGGTAGTTGGGGCGGGGAATGTCGGAGGGACGACGGCGCAGCGGTTGGCCGAAAAGAATCTCTACGACGTGGTATTGGTCGATATCGCCCAAGGGGTTCCACAGGGCAAGGCGCTCGATATTTCACAGGCGGGGCCGGTCTGTGGGTACAGCACGCAGGTGGTCGGCACCAACGAGTACATGGAGACCGCGGGATCATCGATTGCGGTGATTACGTCCGGCATTCCACGAAAGCCGGGCATGAGTCGAGACGAGTTGTTGGCGACGAATGCGAAAATCGTGAAATCCGTCGTCAAGGAATTAGTCTCCCGCTCTCCGAACATTATCCTGATCCTTGTCACCAATCCATTGGATGCCATGGTGCATGTCGCGCGTTCTGTCAGCGGCTTGCCGAAATCCAGGATCCTCGGGATGGCCGGTGTGTTGGATTCGGCGAGAATGCGCACGTTCATTGCCGCAGAACTCAACGTACGGGCCACGGAGGTGCAGGCGATGGTGTTGGGCGGACACGGCGACACGATGGTGCCGCTGCCGCGGTATACCACTGTGAAGGGGAAACCGGTGTCCGAACTCATGTCAAAGGAAAAGCTGGACGCCATCGTCAAGCGAACGAGGGAAGGCGGAGCCGAAATCGTGGGCCTCTTGAAAACAGGGAGTGCCTTCTATGCTCCGTCCGCTTCAGCAGTGGCGATGGTCGAGTCGATCCATAAGGACGAGAAACAGGTGATGCCTTGTGCGGTGTTGTGTGAGGGAGAATACGGACTCAAAGACGTCGTCGTCGGGGTTCCAGTGATAATCGGGCGAGCAGGGGCCGAGCAGATTCTGGAGTATGAACTCACCAGTGACGAACGGGCGGCGTTGGCAACGTCGGCCAATGCGGTACGAGAACTCTGTCGCACCGTTGATCGACTTATGACATAGAAGAACTTTCGCCGTCAGCGCTCATGGCCACCGCGACTAGCCTCCTCTCATGACCGGGTTCGGCACATCACTGACGTCGAGCCACA
Proteins encoded in this window:
- a CDS encoding malate dehydrogenase (Catalyzes the reversible oxidation of malate to oxaloacetate) — translated: MKRPKVTVVGAGNVGGTTAQRLAEKNLYDVVLVDIAQGVPQGKALDISQAGPVCGYSTQVVGTNEYMETAGSSIAVITSGIPRKPGMSRDELLATNAKIVKSVVKELVSRSPNIILILVTNPLDAMVHVARSVSGLPKSRILGMAGVLDSARMRTFIAAELNVRATEVQAMVLGGHGDTMVPLPRYTTVKGKPVSELMSKEKLDAIVKRTREGGAEIVGLLKTGSAFYAPSASAVAMVESIHKDEKQVMPCAVLCEGEYGLKDVVVGVPVIIGRAGAEQILEYELTSDERAALATSANAVRELCRTVDRLMT